From the Streptomyces sp. KMM 9044 genome, one window contains:
- a CDS encoding helix-turn-helix domain-containing protein, protein MRDDELLTVPEAMARLKIGRSALYDLLRTRRLASLTIGRARRIPTHALADYVQRHLEEAAR, encoded by the coding sequence GTGCGTGACGACGAACTCCTCACCGTCCCCGAGGCAATGGCCCGCCTCAAGATCGGCCGCTCCGCCCTCTACGACCTCCTGCGCACCCGCCGCCTCGCCTCCCTGACCATCGGCCGCGCCCGCCGCATCCCCACCCACGCCCTCGCTGACTACGTCCAGCGCCACCTGGAAGAGGCCGCCCGATGA
- a CDS encoding tyrosine-type recombinase/integrase, translating to MTAPKRKKARANGEGTIYQRKDGRWEAAGYVLAADGSRKRVRVYGSTRREAADKLAEKIANSNRGLPVATADSTVADYLTYWLGSVAIHRLRENTHTRYAACIRLHLIPGLGTKNVARLTAKDVRTFLDRLRTTCQCCTQGLDTERKRCCAIGECCQKRLSALTVTYVHSVLKSALEHAVREDELPRNVARNVKTTPHQPRRFQPLTAAEARRFLDAARADQLHALYELALRTGLRKGELLGLHWEDLDLTTGTASIRRSLQRTRTGGLTHLPTKTRASERRIALPTECIHSLKKHQERQDRERETAGPDWRDNSLVFTTPTGRPLDPANLTRCFRSFLNRGGLRRIRFHDLRHSTATLLLEQGVDLVVIKELLGHAHIGVTAGVYAHVRLRLQRQAIDALGHALGLTDDDPDDPPATAVVR from the coding sequence ATGACCGCCCCCAAGCGCAAGAAGGCCCGCGCCAACGGCGAAGGCACCATCTACCAGCGCAAGGACGGCCGCTGGGAAGCCGCCGGCTACGTCCTCGCCGCCGACGGCAGCCGCAAACGCGTCCGCGTCTACGGCAGCACCCGGAGAGAAGCCGCCGACAAACTCGCCGAGAAGATCGCCAACAGCAACCGCGGCCTCCCTGTCGCCACCGCCGACAGCACCGTCGCCGACTACCTCACCTACTGGCTGGGCAGCGTCGCCATCCACCGACTCCGCGAGAACACCCACACCCGCTACGCCGCCTGCATCCGCCTCCACCTCATACCCGGCCTCGGCACCAAGAACGTCGCCCGCCTCACCGCCAAGGACGTGCGCACCTTCCTCGACCGGCTCCGCACCACCTGCCAGTGCTGCACCCAGGGCCTGGACACCGAACGCAAGAGGTGCTGCGCCATCGGCGAGTGCTGCCAGAAGCGGTTGTCCGCTTTGACCGTGACCTACGTGCACTCGGTGCTCAAGTCCGCCCTCGAACACGCCGTCCGCGAAGACGAGCTGCCCCGCAACGTCGCCCGCAACGTCAAGACCACCCCGCACCAGCCCAGGCGCTTCCAGCCCCTCACCGCAGCCGAGGCCCGCCGGTTCCTCGACGCGGCCCGCGCCGACCAGCTCCACGCGCTGTACGAACTCGCGCTCCGCACCGGGCTCCGCAAGGGCGAACTCCTCGGCCTCCACTGGGAAGACCTCGACCTCACCACCGGAACGGCCAGCATCCGCCGCTCGCTCCAGCGCACCCGCACCGGCGGCCTCACCCACCTACCCACCAAAACCCGGGCGTCCGAACGCCGCATCGCCCTCCCGACCGAATGCATCCACTCCCTCAAGAAGCACCAGGAACGGCAGGACAGGGAGCGCGAGACCGCAGGGCCGGACTGGAGAGACAACAGCCTCGTCTTCACGACGCCCACAGGACGGCCTCTCGACCCTGCCAATCTCACCCGCTGCTTCCGCAGCTTCCTCAACCGGGGTGGGCTCCGCCGCATCCGCTTCCACGACCTCCGCCACTCGACCGCCACCCTGCTCCTGGAACAGGGCGTCGACCTCGTCGTCATCAAGGAGCTGCTGGGCCACGCCCACATCGGCGTCACAGCCGGCGTCTACGCCCACGTCCGACTCCGACTCCAACGCCAAGCCATCGATGCTTTGGGCCACGCCCTCGGCCTTACCGACGACGACCCCGACGATCCGCCCGCCACAGCCGTCGTCCGCTGA
- a CDS encoding type II toxin-antitoxin system VapC family toxin, translating into MIVIDTGPVVAAANRKDDYHLQCVDLLQNFPGPLLLPAPLLTEIGYMLATRAGAKAEADFLRDVADGVYELVLVTSSEVSRAADLVEQYASLPLGTADAFVVAVAEKYRAVNIATLDRRHFSVVRPSHLPAFTLLP; encoded by the coding sequence GTGATCGTCATCGACACCGGCCCCGTGGTGGCAGCCGCCAACCGCAAGGACGACTACCACCTGCAGTGCGTCGACCTGCTCCAGAACTTCCCCGGCCCGCTCCTGCTGCCCGCCCCACTGCTGACCGAGATCGGTTACATGCTCGCCACTCGCGCCGGGGCCAAGGCGGAGGCCGATTTTCTGCGCGACGTCGCGGACGGCGTCTACGAACTGGTGCTCGTGACCTCCTCCGAGGTCAGCCGGGCCGCCGACCTGGTCGAGCAGTACGCGAGCCTGCCCCTGGGCACCGCCGACGCCTTCGTCGTCGCGGTCGCCGAGAAGTACCGCGCGGTCAACATCGCCACCCTGGACCGCCGCCACTTCAGCGTGGTGCGCCCGAGTCACCTCCCGGCATTCACTCTGCTGCCGTAG
- the malQ gene encoding 4-alpha-glucanotransferase, with the protein MAAPGPAEPPSAPSELPGPSAGPPSGPSEDLSRLAALYGVATSYNPSPDRTVAVSVTAVTLALAALGVDTGTPEAVRDALVARERELAERLLPPTAVGWGAGTPPALGALPEGTRLLVRTEQGETRVSAADLPPGVHRVRATAPDGRTGEAHLIVAPPRLPAPPARSCGLLVQLYSLLSRRSWGMGDLADLGELAAWAGRALGAGFVQINPLHAAVPGTPTDPSPYRPSSRRFPDPVHLRIEDVPEFAYVGAGEAVEGRARTGGRMPELLRRAAELREAVLDKGALIDRDAVWATKKAALEAVVDEVPLGPGRRAAYGDFLAEQGQALEDHATWCALAEVHGPDWHGWPAGLRDPRSPETARARRELMARVDFHSRLAWLTDTQLRAAQQAAREAGMPLGIVHDLAVGVHPEGSDAWAQQDVLAAGMSVGAPPDAFNARGQDWGLPPWRPDRLAACGYAPFRALLQALFRYAGALRIDHVMGLFRLWWVSRGQPPTEGTYVRYDAEAMLAVLVLEASRAGAAVIGEDLGTVEPGVREALRARGVYGTSVLWFERAWEGDRRPLPPETWRADCLATVTTHDLPPTASRLTGEHVELRDGLGLLTRPLAEERAEAAADTAEWLDLLTELGLLHGPGGPVGPGGPGTGGAVTTGEEARVQAVHRYLLRTPARMIGVWLPDGVGDRRPQNLPGTWDQYPNWRLPIADARGRPMTLEDLTTSPRLHALLDVVRIRTDRPEGTGGALRRNGRGTEPDG; encoded by the coding sequence GTGGCCGCGCCCGGACCGGCCGAGCCGCCCTCCGCCCCCTCCGAGCTTCCCGGGCCGTCGGCCGGGCCGCCCTCCGGCCCCTCGGAAGACCTCTCCCGGCTCGCCGCCCTGTACGGCGTCGCCACCTCCTACAACCCCTCGCCGGACCGTACGGTCGCCGTCTCGGTCACCGCCGTCACCCTCGCCCTGGCCGCCCTCGGAGTGGACACGGGGACCCCCGAGGCCGTCCGCGACGCGCTCGTCGCCCGCGAGCGGGAACTGGCCGAGCGGCTGCTGCCGCCCACCGCGGTCGGCTGGGGCGCCGGTACGCCGCCCGCTCTGGGCGCGCTCCCCGAGGGCACCCGGTTGCTCGTGCGCACCGAGCAGGGTGAGACCCGCGTCTCGGCCGCGGACCTCCCGCCCGGCGTGCACCGGGTGAGAGCCACCGCGCCCGACGGCCGCACCGGCGAGGCCCACCTGATCGTCGCCCCGCCCCGGCTGCCCGCGCCCCCGGCCCGTTCGTGCGGGCTTCTCGTCCAGCTGTACTCGCTCCTCTCCCGCCGCTCCTGGGGCATGGGCGACCTCGCTGACCTCGGCGAACTCGCCGCCTGGGCCGGACGCGCCCTCGGCGCCGGATTCGTCCAGATCAACCCGCTGCACGCGGCCGTCCCCGGCACTCCGACCGACCCGTCCCCGTACCGTCCCTCCTCCCGACGCTTCCCGGACCCGGTGCACCTGCGGATCGAGGACGTTCCGGAGTTCGCGTACGTGGGGGCCGGGGAGGCAGTCGAGGGCCGGGCCCGGACGGGGGGCCGGATGCCGGAACTGCTCCGGCGGGCCGCAGAGCTGCGCGAGGCGGTGCTGGACAAGGGCGCGCTGATCGACCGGGACGCCGTCTGGGCGACCAAGAAGGCCGCACTCGAAGCAGTGGTGGACGAGGTGCCGCTCGGCCCCGGCCGCCGCGCCGCCTACGGAGACTTCCTCGCCGAACAGGGCCAGGCCCTGGAGGACCACGCCACCTGGTGCGCGCTCGCCGAGGTGCACGGCCCCGACTGGCACGGCTGGCCGGCCGGACTGCGCGACCCGCGCTCGCCCGAGACCGCGCGGGCCCGCCGCGAGCTGATGGCCCGCGTCGACTTCCACTCCCGGCTGGCCTGGCTCACCGACACCCAGCTCAGGGCGGCCCAGCAGGCCGCGCGCGAGGCCGGGATGCCGCTCGGGATCGTCCACGACCTCGCGGTCGGCGTGCACCCCGAGGGCTCCGACGCCTGGGCCCAGCAGGACGTCCTCGCCGCCGGCATGTCGGTCGGCGCGCCCCCTGACGCGTTCAACGCGCGCGGCCAGGACTGGGGCCTGCCGCCCTGGCGCCCCGACCGGCTCGCCGCCTGTGGCTACGCGCCGTTCCGCGCCCTGCTCCAGGCCCTGTTCCGGTACGCGGGCGCCCTGCGCATCGACCACGTCATGGGGCTGTTCCGGCTCTGGTGGGTGTCCCGGGGGCAGCCGCCCACCGAGGGCACGTACGTCCGCTACGACGCCGAGGCGATGCTCGCCGTCCTCGTCCTGGAGGCCTCCCGCGCCGGGGCTGCGGTGATCGGCGAGGACCTGGGCACGGTCGAGCCCGGCGTACGCGAGGCGCTGCGCGCACGCGGGGTGTACGGGACGTCGGTGCTCTGGTTCGAACGGGCCTGGGAGGGCGACCGCCGGCCGCTGCCTCCGGAGACCTGGCGCGCCGACTGCCTGGCCACCGTCACCACCCACGACCTGCCGCCCACCGCGTCCCGCCTCACCGGCGAACACGTCGAGCTCCGCGACGGCCTCGGCCTGCTCACCCGCCCCCTGGCGGAGGAGCGCGCGGAGGCCGCCGCCGACACGGCGGAGTGGCTGGACCTGCTGACCGAACTGGGCCTGCTGCACGGCCCCGGCGGCCCGGTGGGCCCCGGCGGCCCCGGCACGGGGGGCGCCGTCACCACGGGGGAGGAGGCACGCGTCCAGGCCGTCCACCGCTACCTGCTGCGCACCCCCGCCCGGATGATCGGCGTCTGGCTCCCCGACGGTGTCGGCGACCGGCGCCCGCAGAACCTCCCCGGAACCTGGGACCAGTACCCGAACTGGCGCCTGCCGATCGCCGACGCGCGGGGCCGCCCGATGACCCTGGAGGACCTGACGACGTCCCCGAGGCTGCACGCGCTGCTCGACGTGGTCCGTATCCGCACCGACCGGCCGGAGGGGACAGGGGGAGCCCTGAGACGGAACGGGCGGGGCACGGAGCCGGACGGGTGA
- a CDS encoding MarR family winged helix-turn-helix transcriptional regulator, which produces MNARPEQRMDGTDGRDHKDPVDAIVEQWAGVRPDLDTTAMEVFGRVHRISRAMGDRTEKTYARHGIARGEFDVLATLRRAGEPYTLSPRQLSGTLMLTTGGMTGRLDKLERAGLLHRSPDPHDRRGLRVTLTEQGLTVVDQAVGAGLAVQTEALAALPPDRARQLTGLLRELLLATERSEP; this is translated from the coding sequence ATGAACGCACGCCCCGAGCAGCGCATGGACGGCACGGACGGCAGAGACCACAAGGACCCCGTGGACGCGATCGTCGAGCAGTGGGCCGGCGTCCGGCCCGATCTCGACACCACCGCCATGGAGGTCTTCGGCCGCGTCCACCGGATCTCGCGTGCCATGGGCGACCGCACCGAGAAGACGTACGCGCGGCACGGCATCGCCCGGGGCGAGTTCGACGTCCTCGCCACGCTGCGCCGCGCCGGTGAGCCCTACACGCTCTCGCCCCGTCAGCTCTCCGGCACCCTGATGCTCACCACCGGCGGAATGACCGGCCGCCTCGACAAGCTGGAGCGCGCGGGGCTGCTGCACCGCTCCCCCGACCCCCACGACCGCCGGGGCCTGCGCGTGACCCTCACCGAACAGGGGCTCACCGTCGTCGACCAGGCGGTCGGCGCGGGTCTCGCCGTCCAGACCGAGGCCCTGGCCGCCCTTCCCCCGGACCGCGCACGGCAGCTCACCGGCCTGCTCCGCGAACTGCTCCTCGCGACCGAGCGTTCAGAGCCGTAG
- a CDS encoding EamA family transporter, which translates to MTATRSAPAGKRATGLILLTAVAPVSWGTTYAVTTELLPPDRPLFTGLMRALPAGLLLLALARVLPRGVWWWKAAALGALNIGAFFPLLFLSAYRLPGGLAAVVGSVGPLFVVGLAAPLLGQRPTVRTLLAGVVAALGVSLVVLKAAGALDPLGVAAALASVASMSTGTVLTKRWGRPEGVGPLALAGWQLTAGGLLVAPLALLVEGAPPALAAPAVGGYLYLALANTALAYCLWFRGMGHLTATQVTFLGPLSPLTAAVLGWAALDETLTPLQLTGMALAFGATVTGQLAPAPRLKASWRTGAASEIGSGASKD; encoded by the coding sequence ATGACCGCAACCCGATCCGCGCCGGCGGGAAAGCGGGCGACGGGTCTGATCCTGCTCACCGCCGTGGCACCCGTCTCCTGGGGCACCACGTACGCCGTCACCACCGAACTGCTCCCGCCGGACCGCCCCCTCTTCACCGGCCTGATGCGCGCCCTGCCCGCCGGACTGCTGCTGCTCGCACTGGCCAGGGTGCTGCCGAGGGGGGTGTGGTGGTGGAAGGCGGCGGCGCTCGGCGCGCTGAACATCGGGGCGTTCTTCCCGCTGCTGTTCCTCTCCGCGTACCGTCTGCCCGGCGGCCTGGCGGCGGTGGTCGGCTCGGTGGGCCCGTTGTTCGTGGTCGGCCTCGCGGCGCCGCTGCTGGGCCAACGCCCGACCGTACGCACGCTGCTCGCGGGGGTGGTGGCCGCGCTCGGGGTGAGCCTGGTCGTCCTGAAGGCGGCGGGGGCGCTCGACCCCCTCGGAGTGGCGGCGGCGCTCGCCTCCGTGGCGTCCATGTCCACCGGCACGGTGCTGACGAAACGCTGGGGACGCCCGGAGGGCGTGGGTCCCCTCGCCCTGGCCGGCTGGCAGTTGACCGCGGGCGGCCTGCTCGTCGCCCCGCTCGCCCTGCTGGTCGAGGGTGCCCCGCCGGCCCTGGCCGCCCCGGCGGTCGGCGGCTACCTCTACCTGGCCCTCGCGAACACGGCCCTCGCGTACTGCCTCTGGTTCCGGGGCATGGGCCACCTCACCGCCACCCAGGTCACCTTCCTGGGCCCCCTCTCACCCCTGACCGCGGCCGTACTCGGCTGGGCAGCCCTGGACGAAACCCTCACTCCACTCCAACTGACAGGCATGGCACTGGCGTTCGGCGCGACGGTGACGGGCCAGCTCGCGCCGGCGCCCCGGCTGAAGGCCTCCTGGCGCACGGGGGCGGCGTCGGAGATCGGCTCAGGTGCCTCGAAGGACTGA
- the pepN gene encoding aminopeptidase N translates to MPGTNLTREEAQQRAKLLTVDSYEVDLDLSGAQEGGTYRSVTTVRFDVSGDGGDSFIDLVAPTVHEVTLNGDVLDPAEVFEDSRIALPGLLPGRNVLRVSADCAYTNTGEGLHRFVDPVDDQAYLYTQFEVPDARRVFASFEQPDLKAAFRFTVKAPDGWTVVSNSPTPEPRDNVWEFEPTPRMSTYVTALIVGPYHSVHSVYEKDGQSVPLGIYCRPSLAEYLDADAIFEVTRQGFEWFQEKFDYPYPFGKYDQLFVPEFNAGAMENAGAVTIRDQYVFRSKVTDAAYEGRAATILHELAHMWFGDLVTMEWWNDLWLNESFATYAEAACQAEAPGSKWPHSWTTFANSMKTWAYRQDQLPSTHPIMADIRDLDDVLVNFDGITYAKGASVLKQLVAYVGKDAFFSGVQAYFKRHAYGNTRLPDLLGALEETSGRDLSAWSEKWLETAGINVLRPEIETDGADGTGTITSFAIRQEAPALPSGAKGEPVLRPHRIAVGLYDLDGASGKLVRVDRVELDVDGELTAVPELVGRARPDVVLLNDDDLSYAKVRLDERSLAFVTGHLGDFEASLPRALSWASAWDMTRDAELATRDYLSLVLSGIGKESDIGVVQSLHRQVKLAIDLYAAPSSREALLTHWTEATLAHVRAAEAGSDHQLAWARAFAATARKPEQLDLLESLLDGTRTVEGLAVDTELRWAFVQRLAAVGRYDEAEIASEYERDRTAAGERHAATARAARPTEEAKAEAWASVVESDKLPNAVQEAVIAGFVQTDQRELLAPYTGRYFEALAGVWESRSHEMAQQIAVGLYPAVQVSEETLARTDAWLTAADPTPALRRLVSESRAGVERALRAQAADAAAAGA, encoded by the coding sequence GTGCCTGGCACAAACCTGACTCGCGAAGAGGCGCAGCAGCGGGCGAAACTGCTGACCGTTGACTCGTACGAGGTCGATCTCGACCTCTCCGGCGCGCAGGAGGGCGGCACCTACCGGTCCGTGACCACGGTGCGCTTCGACGTCTCCGGGGACGGCGGGGACTCCTTCATCGACCTGGTGGCGCCCACCGTCCACGAGGTGACCCTCAACGGGGACGTCCTCGACCCCGCCGAGGTCTTCGAGGACTCCCGCATCGCCCTGCCCGGTCTGCTCCCGGGCCGCAACGTCCTGCGGGTGAGCGCCGACTGCGCGTACACCAACACCGGTGAGGGACTGCACCGGTTCGTGGACCCGGTGGACGACCAGGCCTATCTCTACACCCAGTTCGAGGTGCCGGACGCCCGCCGGGTGTTCGCGAGCTTCGAGCAGCCGGACCTCAAGGCGGCCTTCCGGTTCACCGTGAAGGCGCCGGACGGCTGGACCGTCGTCTCCAACTCGCCCACGCCCGAACCCCGTGACAACGTCTGGGAGTTCGAGCCGACCCCGCGGATGTCGACGTACGTCACGGCGCTCATCGTCGGCCCGTACCACTCCGTGCACAGCGTGTACGAGAAGGACGGCCAGTCGGTGCCGCTCGGCATCTACTGCCGGCCCTCGCTCGCCGAGTACCTCGACGCGGACGCGATCTTCGAGGTCACCCGGCAGGGCTTCGAGTGGTTCCAGGAGAAGTTCGACTACCCGTACCCCTTCGGGAAGTACGACCAGCTGTTCGTGCCGGAGTTCAACGCGGGCGCGATGGAGAACGCGGGCGCGGTGACCATCCGCGACCAGTACGTCTTCCGGTCGAAGGTGACGGACGCGGCGTACGAGGGGCGGGCCGCGACGATCCTGCACGAGCTGGCCCACATGTGGTTCGGCGACCTGGTCACCATGGAGTGGTGGAACGACCTGTGGCTGAACGAGTCGTTCGCCACCTACGCCGAGGCCGCCTGCCAGGCGGAGGCGCCGGGCTCGAAGTGGCCGCACTCGTGGACGACGTTCGCGAACTCCATGAAGACCTGGGCCTACCGCCAGGACCAGCTGCCGTCCACGCACCCGATCATGGCCGACATCCGTGACCTGGACGACGTGCTGGTCAACTTCGACGGCATCACGTACGCCAAGGGCGCCTCGGTCCTCAAGCAGCTGGTGGCGTACGTCGGCAAGGACGCGTTCTTCAGCGGCGTGCAGGCGTACTTCAAGCGCCACGCGTACGGCAACACGCGCCTGCCCGACCTGCTGGGCGCCTTGGAGGAGACCTCCGGCCGCGACCTGAGTGCCTGGTCGGAGAAGTGGCTGGAGACCGCCGGCATCAACGTCCTGCGCCCGGAGATCGAGACGGACGGCGCGGACGGTACGGGAACCATCACCTCCTTCGCCATCCGCCAGGAGGCCCCCGCGCTGCCCTCCGGCGCCAAGGGCGAGCCGGTCCTGCGCCCGCACCGGATCGCGGTCGGCCTGTACGACCTGGACGGGGCGAGCGGCAAGCTGGTGCGCGTGGACCGGGTCGAGCTGGACGTCGACGGCGAGCTGACGGCCGTACCGGAGCTCGTCGGCAGGGCCCGCCCGGACGTCGTGCTGCTCAACGACGACGACCTGTCGTACGCCAAGGTGCGGCTGGACGAGCGGTCGCTGGCCTTTGTCACCGGGCACCTGGGCGACTTCGAGGCGTCGCTGCCACGCGCGCTGAGCTGGGCTTCGGCCTGGGACATGACTCGCGACGCCGAACTGGCCACCCGCGACTACCTGTCGCTGGTGCTGTCGGGCATCGGCAAGGAGTCGGACATCGGCGTCGTGCAGTCGCTGCACCGCCAGGTGAAGCTGGCGATCGACCTGTACGCCGCCCCGTCCTCCCGCGAGGCGCTGCTCACCCACTGGACGGAGGCCACGCTGGCCCATGTGCGGGCCGCCGAGGCGGGCAGCGACCACCAGCTGGCGTGGGCGCGCGCGTTCGCCGCGACGGCGCGCAAGCCGGAGCAGCTGGACCTCCTGGAAAGCCTGCTGGACGGCACCCGGACGGTCGAAGGTCTGGCCGTCGACACCGAGCTGCGCTGGGCGTTCGTGCAGCGGCTCGCGGCGGTGGGCCGGTACGACGAGGCGGAGATCGCCTCGGAGTACGAGCGGGACCGTACGGCCGCCGGGGAGCGCCACGCCGCCACCGCGCGCGCCGCCCGGCCGACCGAGGAGGCCAAGGCCGAGGCGTGGGCGTCGGTCGTGGAGTCCGACAAGCTGCCGAACGCGGTCCAGGAGGCGGTCATCGCCGGCTTCGTCCAGACCGACCAGCGCGAACTGCTGGCGCCTTACACGGGCCGGTACTTCGAGGCACTGGCCGGTGTCTGGGAGTCCCGCTCGCACGAGATGGCCCAGCAGATCGCGGTCGGCCTCTACCCGGCGGTCCAGGTCTCCGAGGAGACCCTGGCCAGGACGGACGCATGGCTCACCGCGGCCGACCCGACCCCGGCCCTGCGCCGCCTCGTCTCGGAGTCCCGCGCAGGCGTGGAACGAGCCCTGCGCGCCCAGGCCGCGGACGCGGCGGCCGCAGGGGCGTAG
- a CDS encoding UTRA domain-containing protein: protein MRSRVGEETVVRRRVVRLDGEPYELTDTYSPAAVALGARLTERRRIPGGAVTFLAERGHAGVWVREDVPARMPGAEEREILRMGQDEPGIGLSRVTLDGGGRPIQADVMVVPASRQRLRYEIRIG, encoded by the coding sequence TTGCGCAGCAGAGTCGGCGAGGAGACCGTCGTTCGCCGCAGAGTCGTCCGACTCGACGGTGAACCGTACGAGCTGACCGACACGTACTCCCCGGCGGCCGTCGCCCTGGGCGCCCGTCTCACCGAGAGGCGGAGGATTCCGGGCGGCGCGGTGACCTTCCTCGCCGAGCGGGGACACGCCGGGGTGTGGGTGCGAGAGGACGTGCCCGCGCGCATGCCCGGCGCCGAGGAGCGCGAAATCCTGCGGATGGGCCAGGACGAGCCGGGCATCGGACTGAGCAGGGTGACGCTGGACGGTGGGGGCCGCCCGATCCAGGCGGACGTGATGGTCGTGCCGGCCTCGCGACAGCGGCTGCGCTACGAGATCCGGATCGGGTGA